Proteins from one Ovis aries strain OAR_USU_Benz2616 breed Rambouillet chromosome 12, ARS-UI_Ramb_v3.0, whole genome shotgun sequence genomic window:
- the PRG4 gene encoding LOW QUALITY PROTEIN: proteoglycan 4 (The sequence of the model RefSeq protein was modified relative to this genomic sequence to represent the inferred CDS: inserted 1 base in 1 codon) produces the protein MEWKILPIYLLLLSVFLIQQASSQDLSSCAGRCGEGYSRDATCNCDYNCQHYMECCPDFKKECTVELSCKGRCFESFARGRECDCDSDCKKYGKCCSDYGTFCEAVHNPTPPPPPKTAPPPPGASQTIKSTTKRSPKSPNKKKTKKVIESEEITEEHSVSENQESSSSSSSSSSTIRKIKSSKNSADNRELKKKPKVKDKKKRTPKNKPTLEPPVIDEGGSGLDNGDFKLTPTPIIPTTQRNKVTTTPKITTVKPTLPKPSLPPNSDTTKEIPSTVRETTVETKETSTTSKQTSTSAKEKTTSAKETRTAENTSTKGLAPTPEAPATSTPKAKTITRSPTPTTPKKPTPTTKEPAPTTTTTKEPAPTTTTKEPAPTTTTTKEPAPTTTKEPAPTTTKEPAPTTTTKEPVPTTTTKEPAPTTPKEPAPNTEEPAPTTPKETAPTTTTKEPAPTTTTKEPAPTTTPKEPAPTTTTKEPAPTTTTKEPAPTTPKEPAPTTTTKEPAPTTPKEPAPTTPKETAPTTTKEPAPTTPKEPAPTTTTKEPAPTTTPKEPAPTTPKETAPTTTKEPAPTTPKEPAPTTPKEPAPTTPKEPAPTTPKEPAPTTPKEPAPTTKEPAPTTPKEPAPTAPKEPAPTSPKEPAPTTTPKEPAPTTPKEPAPTTPKEPAPTTKEPAPTTPKEPAPTAPKEPAPTXPKEPAPTTTPKEPAPTTPKEPAPTTTTKKPVPTTPKEPAPTSPKEPAPTAPNEPAPTTPKEPAPTAPKEPAPTAPKEPAPNTPKEPAPTAPKEPAPTTTPKEPVPTTPKKPAPTIPEEPAPTTPKEPAPTSPKEPAPTTTPEEPAPTTPKEPAPTIPKEPAPAKPKEPTPNFPETPAPSSPDIPAPTTSKASTSTTAVQPATTPKSPAESTPQPPIEPTPKALGKSPKEPAVPTIKAPKVNKPEMTTTVKDKSTEKDIHSTPEITTAVAKIVTEAATKTEKTTESKTPSTTTGVTSTTTKQTTSSKITPKTTLAPKVMTATKTTTKKTANKPEKTTAVPKGTATNSQVTTPKPQKPTKAPKKPTSTKKPTPRVRKPKTTPTPPKMTSVMPEPTPTSLPEAMLQTTTSPTPTPNSEIIEVNPKNEDGDAAEGEKPHVIFRPPVLTPIVIPGTEIIVRGHGQGFGINPMFSDETNLCNGRPVDGLTTLRNGTLVAFRGHYFWMLTPFSPPPPPRRITEVWGIPSPIDTVFTRCNCEGKTFFFKGSQYWRFTNDIKDAGYPKLISKGFGGLNGKIVAALSIAQYKNRPESVYFFKRGGSVQQYTYKQEPTQKCTGRRPAINYSVYGETAQVRRRRFERAIGPSQIHTIRIHYSPVRVPYQDKGFLHNEVKVSTLWRGLPNVVTSAISLPNVRKPDGYDYYAFSKDQYYNIDVPSRTARAITTRSGQTLSNTWYKCP, from the exons ATGGAGTGGAAAATACTTCCCATTTACTTGCTGctgctttctgttttcttgattCAGCAAGCTTCTTCTCAAG ATTTATCAAGCTGTGCAGGGAGATGTGGGGAAGGGTATTCTAGAGATGCCACCTGCAACTGTGATTATAACTGTCAACACTACATGGAGTGCTGCCCCGACTTCAAGAAAGAATGCACTGTGG AGCTTTCCTGTAAAGGCCGCTGCTTCGAATCCTTTGCAAGAGGGAGGGAGTGTGACTGCGACTCAGACTGTAAGAAGTATGGCAAGTGCTGTTCCGATTATGGCACTTTTTGTGAAGCAG TGCATAaccccacaccaccaccacctccaaagACTGCACCTCCACCTCCAGGAGCATCTCAGACCATCAAATCAACAACCAAACGTTCACCCAAATCACCAAACAAGAAGAAGACTAAGAAAGTTATAGAATCAGAGGAAATAACAGAAG aacattctgtttctgaaaatcaagagtcttcctcctcctcttcctcttcctcttcaacTATTCGGAAAATCAAGTCTTCCAAAAATTCAGCTGATAATAGAGAATTAAAGAAGAAACCCAAAG taaaagataagaagaaaagaaCTCCTAAAAATAAACCTACCCTAGAACCACCAGTTATAGATGAAGGTGGAAGTGGACTGGATAATGGTGATTTCAAGCTCACCCCAACTCCTATCATTCCCACCACTCAACGTAACAAAGTTACCACAACTCCCAAGATTACAACAGTAAAACCAACACTTCCTAAGCCCAGTCTTCCACCTAATTCTGACACAACTAAAGAGATACCTTCGACAGTCAGAGAGACAACAGTTGAAACTAAAGAGACTTCTACGACAAGCAAACAGACTTCCACTAGCGCAAAAGAGAAGACAACTTCAGCTAAAGAGACACGAACTGCAGAGAATACATCTACTAAAGGTCTTGCACCCACACCTGAAGCTCCTGCTACATCTACACCCAAAGCTAAAACTATAACCAGATCCCCTACACCCACCACCCCCAAGAAGCCTACTCCCACCACCAAGGAGCctgcacccaccaccaccaccaccaaggagcctgctcccaccaccaccaccaaggagcctgctcccaccaccaccaccaccaaggagcctgctcccaccaccaccaaggagcctgctcccaccaccaccaaggagcctgctcccaccaccaccaccaaggagcctgttcccaccaccaccaccaaggagcCTGCACCCACCACCCCCAAGGAGCCTGCTCCCAACACCGAGGAGCCTGCACCCACCACCCCCAAGGAGActgcacccaccaccaccaccaaggagcctgcacccaccaccaccaccaaggagcctgcacccaccaccacccccaaggagcctgctcccaccaccaccaccaaggagcctgctcccaccaccaccactaaggagcctgctcccaccacccccaaggagcctgcacccaccaccaccaccaaggagcCTGCACCCACCACCCCCAAGGAGcctgctcccaccacccccaaggagactgcacccaccaccaccaaggagcctgctcccaccacccccaaggagcctgcacccaccaccaccaccaaggagcctgcacccaccaccacccccaaggagcctgctcccaccacccccaaggagactgctcccaccaccaccaaggagcctgctcccaccacccccaaggagcctgctcccaccacccccaaggagcctgctcccaccacccccaaggagcctgctcccaccacccccaaGGAGCCTGCTCCGACCACCCCCAAGGAGCCTGCACCCACCACCAAGGAGcctgctcccaccacccccaaGGAGCCTGCACCAACTGCCCCCAAGGAGCCTGCACCAACTTCCCCCAAGGAGCctgctcccaccaccacccccaaggagcctgctcccaccacccccaaggagcctgctcccaccacccccaaGGAGCCTGCACCCACCACCAAGGAGcctgctcccaccacccccaaGGAGCCTGCACCAACTGCCCCCAAGGAGCCTGCACCAA TCCCCAAGGAGCctgctcccaccaccacccccaaggagcctgctcccaccacccccaaggagcctgctcccaccaccaccaccaagaagcCTGTACCCACCACCCCCAAGGAGCCTGCACCAACTTCCCCCAAGGAGCCTGCACCAACTGCCCCCAACGAGcctgctcccaccacccccaaGGAGCCTGCACCAACTGCCCCCAAGGAGCCTGCACCAACTGCCCCCAAGGAGCCTGCTCCCAACACCCCCAAGGAGCCTGCACCAACTGCCCCCAAGGAGCctgctcccaccaccacccccaaggaGCCTGTACCCACCACCCCCAAGAAGCCTGCTCCCACCATCCCCGAGGAGCCTGCACCAACCACCCCCAAGGAGCCTGCACCCACCAGCCCCAAGGAGCCTGCACCCACTACCACCCCCGAGGAGcctgctcccaccacccccaaGGAGCCTGCTCCTACCATCCCCAAGGAGCCAGCTCCTGCTAAACCCAAGGAGCCCACTCCAAATTTTCCTGAGACACCTGCTCCAAGTTCTCCTGATATACCTGCTCCAACCACCTCAAAGGCCTCTACTTCAACTACTGCCGTGCAGCCTGCCACTACTCCGAAGAGCCCTGCTGAATCAACTCCTCAGCCTCCTATAGAACCCACACCAAAGGCTCTCGGAAAGAGTCCCAAGGAACCTGCAGTACCCACAATCAAGGCTCCTAAAGTGAACAAACCTGAAATGACTACAACAGTTAAAGACAAGTCCACAGAAAAAGACATACATTCTACACCTGAAATTACAACAGCTGTAGCTAAGATTGTAACAGAGGCGGCAACTAAAACAGAAAAGACTACTGAATCCAAAACACCAAGTACAACCACAGGTGTAACATCTACCACAACCAAACAGACCACATCATCCAAAATTACTCCTAAAACAACTCTTGCACCTAAAGTAATGACTGCCACAAAGACGACGACCAAAAAGACTGCAAACAAgcctgaaaaaaccacagctgtACCAAAAGGCACAGCTACTAATTCTCAAGTGACAACTCCTAAACCGCAGAAACCAACCAAAGCACCCAAAAAGCCCACTTCGACCAAAAAGCCAACACCTAGAGTGAGAAAACCAAAGACTACACCAACACCCCCAAAGATGACATCAGTAATGCCTGAACCGACTCCTACCTCTTTACCAGAAGCCATGCTCCAAACCACCACCAGCCCTACCCCAACCCCCAACTCAGAAATAATTGAGGTAAACCCGAAGAATGAGGATGGAGATGCTGCTGAAGGAGAAAAACCTCACGTGATTTTCAGGCCCCCTGTGCTAACTCCTATAGTTATTCCAGGCACTGAAATCATAGTGAGAGGACACGGTCAAGGCTTCGGCATCAACCCCATGTTTTCAG ATGAAACTAATTTATGCAATGGTAGGCCTGTGGATGGACTGACTACTTTGCGTAATGGGACACTAGTTGCATTTCGAG GTCATTATTTCTGGATGTTGACTCCATTCAGTCCACCACCTCCACCTCGGAGAATTACTGAAGTGTGGGGCATTCCCTCCCCCATTGATACAGTTTTTACTAGATGCAACTGTGAGGGAAAAACGTTCTTCTTTAAG GGTTCTCAGTACTGGCGTTTCACCAacgacataaaagatgcaggatATCCCAAACTAATCTCCAAAGGATTTGGAGGACTAAATGGGAAAATAGTGGCGGCTCTCTCAATAGCTCAATACAAGAACAGACCTGAATCTGTGTATTTTTTCAAGAGAG GTGGCAGCGTTCAGCAGTACACTTACAAACAGGAACCCACCCAAAAGTGTACTGGAAGAAGGCCTGCTATAAACTATTCTGTGTATGGAGAAACAGCACAAGTTAGGAGACGTCGATTTGAACGTGCTATAGGACCTTCTCAAATACACACCATCAGGATTCACTACTCACCTGTCCGAGTCCCTTATCAAGACAAAG GCTTCCTCCATAATGAAGTTAAAGTGAGCACACTGTGGAGAGGACTTCCAAACGTGGTTACTTCAGCAATATCACTGCCCAACGTCAGAAAACCCGATGGCTATGATTACTATGCCTTTTCTAAAG ATCAATACTATAACATCGACGTGCCAAGTAGGACAGCAAGAGCCATTACTACTCGTTCTGGGCAGACCTTATCCAATACTTGGTACAAGTGTCCTTAG